One part of the Mariniflexile litorale genome encodes these proteins:
- a CDS encoding exo-alpha-sialidase, with protein sequence MKLIQTILILTGVVLLGSCKQPVEAKKIAIEEKTWREGIVTDEFIYREASYPSCHAATIAEMKNGDLIAAWFGGTNERDPDVGIWVSMRKNDTWTEGVEVVNGVQNDTLRYPTWNPVLYQIPDGDLMLFYKVGPHPSSWWGMLVRSSDNGETWSDPEKLPEGYLGPIKNKPVLLADGTLLLPSSTEGHGWNLRMESTKDFGKTWSMTDTIPKGQNNINAIQPSILFHENGKLQTIGRTKNRALFSSWSEDNGKTWSDIELLDMPNNNSGTDAVTMKNGQHVLIYNHVLPDGDAVKGIRTPLNIAVSNDGVNWDASLVLEDSRISQYSYPALIQGSDGMLHCVYTWRRQRIKYVKIDPSKLVSFPIKKGVWPGPTKERYKVAVCDWMILKRQKLGAFEFAKELNYEGIELDMGSLGDRDTFESKFGDSTEVKKFLEKSAETGIQISSIAMSGFYAQSFAKRPTVKKMVSDCIETMKKLDVKTAYLPLGVQGDLVTNPELRPAIVERLRWAGEEVGKIDGVIAIETSLSAAEEVKLLKEIGNRNIRISFNFANAIKNGRDISSELKTLGRDNIAQIHASNTDGFWIENDKAIDLPKIKETLDNMHWLGWLIVERSRDTTQVHNREANYTANATYLKKVFKNQ encoded by the coding sequence ATGAAACTAATTCAAACCATATTAATTCTAACAGGGGTAGTGCTTTTAGGAAGTTGTAAACAACCCGTAGAAGCTAAAAAAATAGCTATAGAAGAAAAAACATGGAGAGAAGGCATCGTTACAGATGAATTTATCTATCGAGAAGCATCCTATCCATCATGTCATGCTGCAACAATAGCTGAAATGAAAAATGGCGATTTAATTGCCGCTTGGTTTGGAGGTACAAATGAAAGAGATCCCGATGTAGGTATTTGGGTAAGTATGCGAAAAAATGACACCTGGACAGAAGGTGTGGAAGTTGTAAATGGCGTACAAAATGATACGTTGCGTTACCCAACTTGGAATCCGGTTTTATATCAAATACCAGATGGCGATTTAATGTTGTTTTACAAAGTAGGGCCGCATCCTTCATCTTGGTGGGGTATGTTAGTAAGATCTTCTGATAATGGTGAAACATGGTCTGATCCAGAAAAATTGCCGGAAGGTTATTTAGGACCCATAAAAAATAAACCTGTTTTATTAGCAGACGGAACACTTTTATTACCTTCAAGTACCGAAGGTCATGGTTGGAATTTGAGAATGGAATCTACTAAAGATTTTGGAAAAACTTGGAGTATGACAGATACCATACCAAAAGGACAAAATAATATTAATGCAATTCAACCTAGTATTCTTTTTCATGAAAATGGGAAACTTCAAACTATTGGAAGAACTAAGAACAGAGCCCTATTCAGTTCTTGGTCTGAAGATAACGGGAAAACATGGTCTGATATTGAATTATTGGATATGCCAAATAACAATTCAGGAACCGATGCTGTAACGATGAAAAACGGGCAGCATGTGTTAATATATAACCATGTATTACCTGATGGTGATGCTGTAAAAGGAATTAGAACGCCATTAAACATTGCTGTTTCAAATGATGGTGTTAATTGGGATGCTTCTTTAGTATTGGAAGATTCAAGAATTAGTCAATATTCATATCCGGCCCTTATTCAAGGTTCCGATGGGATGTTACATTGTGTGTATACTTGGAGAAGACAACGTATTAAATATGTGAAAATAGATCCTTCAAAATTGGTTTCCTTTCCTATAAAAAAGGGTGTTTGGCCAGGGCCAACAAAAGAACGTTATAAAGTAGCGGTTTGCGATTGGATGATTCTAAAACGTCAAAAACTGGGTGCGTTTGAATTCGCCAAAGAATTAAATTATGAAGGTATTGAGTTAGATATGGGGAGTTTAGGCGATAGAGACACTTTTGAAAGTAAGTTTGGAGATTCTACAGAGGTGAAAAAATTCTTAGAGAAATCTGCTGAAACAGGTATTCAAATTAGCTCTATTGCCATGTCTGGTTTTTATGCGCAGTCGTTTGCAAAACGTCCTACTGTTAAAAAGATGGTTTCAGATTGTATTGAAACCATGAAAAAACTAGATGTTAAAACAGCTTATTTGCCATTAGGGGTACAAGGGGATTTAGTTACAAATCCAGAGTTAAGACCAGCTATTGTAGAGCGATTAAGATGGGCTGGCGAAGAAGTTGGTAAAATAGATGGCGTTATAGCTATTGAAACATCACTTTCTGCTGCTGAAGAAGTAAAACTTCTAAAAGAAATTGGTAACAGAAATATAAGAATTTCATTCAACTTTGCTAATGCCATTAAAAACGGAAGAGATATTTCAAGTGAATTAAAAACCTTAGGACGCGATAATATTGCTCAAATTCATGCTTCCAATACGGATGGTTTTTGGATTGAAAACGATAAAGCCATCGATTTACCAAAAATTAAAGAAACCTTGGATAACATGCATTGGTTAGGTTGGTTAATTGTGGAGCGTTCTAGAGATACCACACAAGTACATAATAGAGAAGCAAATTATACAGCTAATGCTACTTACTTAAAAAAAGTTTTTAAAAATCAATAA